DNA from Granulicella arctica:
AAAGAGGGGCAGTGCGTTCTGCTTGATTCTGGCACCACGACAACGACAATTGCCCGCGCCCTGCGTAAGTTTTCGCATCTCACCATCGTTACGAACGGGCTGAACATTGCTGCCGAGCTGAGCGACACGGATTTCGACATTATTCTTATCGGCGGAGCCTTACGAAGAAATTCCTTTTCGCTCGTAGGACCATTGGCCGAAGATGTTCTTCGAGAGGTTCATGCAGACATTCTCTTTCTGGGCGTTGATGGCTTTGATATTCAGATAGGGCTGACGACCCCCAATATTTTAGAGGCCCGTGCCAATCGGGCTATGGTAAAAGCTTCTAAAAGGGTCGTCGCTGTTTGCGACTCCACCAAGTTCCACCGTCGCAGTCTGGCGTTGATTGTGCCTCCCACCGCGATTCATACGGTCATTACCGACTCGCAAATATCCGATAGTGACGCTGAGGCACTCAAAAATATCGGTATCGAAGTCATCCTCGTCTAGATGGAATGGCTCACCGGGTCACCCAGACGTCCCAGAGCGCTATGGCGCACCTTTTCTGTGCAAAGCTTAGCCATCATTTAGGCATTTGCGCAGTTGGAGGCAAGTTTTCAACTTTGGGCACAATCGGGAGACAGTCGCCAACAGAACTTCTGTATAACCTAATAATTCATGGTGCCCGGAGGGGGACTTGAACCCCCATTCCCTAAAGGGCGACGGATTTTAAGTCCGCTGTGTCTGCCGATTTCACCATCCGGGCATTCAGACTGAACGCATCCCTTTATCTTAGTGCATCTCTCAAACGTATTCTCAAGATTGGGGAACGAACTCTCACCATATTGCGTACAGACTGAGGGAATGGAAGTTTAATCCCTCAATCATGCCTATACATGAACTCCTCATCCAGACTTTATCCGCACTGTGGGAGACGAAGCTTCGCAGCTTCCTCACCATGTTTGGGATCGTATGGGGGATCACCTCGGTCATTCTACTGGTCGGCCTCGGGATCGGCTTCAGCGTCGATCAGAGGGAGCATCTGAGGACGATCGGAACCGATATCGCCATTATTTTCGGTGGTAAAACCGGCGCCCAGGCTGGCGGCTATGCTGCTGGTCGCGATATTCGACTGACGGTGGACGATGCTACGGCAATCCAGGAGCGGGCCAGTCTCATCAAGACGGTTAGTCCTGAGGTAATTCGCACCGTGAGCGAGGTGAGCGAGTGGAATGCATCCAGTCGTCCTGTGCGAGGAGTCTGGCCACA
Protein-coding regions in this window:
- the agaR gene encoding transcriptional repressor AgaR encodes the protein MKEKKDRSGGAKRAENKVAEPVIHENGTMLIGERRQHELSIIQRDGRVLVSELSESLGISSITIRKDLDYLNSKGLVTRTHGGALALQSTSMLDPSLKEKEQHQFKEKQLIAAAAIKLVKEGQCVLLDSGTTTTTIARALRKFSHLTIVTNGLNIAAELSDTDFDIILIGGALRRNSFSLVGPLAEDVLREVHADILFLGVDGFDIQIGLTTPNILEARANRAMVKASKRVVAVCDSTKFHRRSLALIVPPTAIHTVITDSQISDSDAEALKNIGIEVILV